The DNA window AAGAATTGCAAGATAAATTCCCGGGTGTTTTGGAAATTGTTAAAACTTGGTTTTTGAACTATAAAGGACCAGGGCAAATTGAAGTACTTGGGTTTAGTGAACAAAAAGAAGCAAAC is part of the Flavobacteriales bacterium genome and encodes:
- a CDS encoding inorganic diphosphatase translates to ELQDKFPGVLEIVKTWFLNYKGPGQIEVLGFSEQKEANLIIDKAVKAF